Genomic window (Onychomys torridus chromosome 5, mOncTor1.1, whole genome shotgun sequence):
TTGACCTCCCTCTTCTGTTTCAGGTGTTCTGCTCCTCGACAAAGAAGGGGGCTTCTGGATGATCCACAGTGTTCCACGCTTCCCACCCCCTGCATCATCTGGTGCATACAGCTGGCCTGCTAATGCTCGAACCTATGGCCAGACCCTACTCTGTGTGTCCTTTCCCTTCACCCAGTTTCTCAAGATTGGTGAGTAGAATCATTGAGGTGGTATATGTCTCAAACTGCTTGGAATAACCACTCTCCCATTTTTTCCTCACCTTGTCTTCCAGGCAAGCAGCTAACCTATACCTATCCTCTGGTCTACGACCACAAGCTGGAAGGCATCTTTGCCCAAAAATTACCTGACCTACAGGAGGTGATCAAGGGCCACCATGTCCTCCAGGAGCCCTGGAATAACAGTGTAGTACTCACTTCACAAGCCGGGGCCTCCTTCTGGAGCTTTGCCAAAGCTGGAAAATTTGGAGATGGTGAGTCCTGGTGTTGAGGGGTAAGAGCACTTTCTTTGTAGAGGGAGGTCCCTGGTATCCCCAAGCCTGAGGGCAAGCCACATTTAGAGCacagactttttttgtttgtttgtttgttttttgttttttggttttttgagacagggtttctctgtagctttggagcctgtcctggactaactctgtagaccaggctggcctggaactcacagagatccacctgcctctgcctcccgagtgctgggattacaggtgtgcaccagcaccgcCTGACTAGAGCACAGATGTATTTGGGATTCATGTTACGGTAACAACCATGATTGGCTAACAGCCATCTGGCTGGGTGGGCAGATGGTAACATCTGTAACTATGGAGGCTAAGCTAAGAGTTCAAGATTGGCCAGCAGACCTAGATCCAAATATTGGTTTGATATGACCTGAGTCTGTTTGCTCATCTGAAATATTAGGATATTGATGCTTCCCTTAGAGGGCTGTGAAATTATTTGATAaggactactttttttttttttttttttgagacagggtctcaatgtgtGTCCCtgattggtctggaactcacagagatccacctgtctctacctcctgagttctgattTTAAAGGAttgggccaccatgccctgcctatCTTCTGTTTTGGGGTAAGGTCTCACTGTACATTGTAGGCTAGACTCCATCTGAGATCCTCTTGTTCCAACTTTCTGAGTGTTAGGATTGCAGATGTGACCTGACATGTTGATAAGGGCTATTTAGGCTCATGTCATTCCAAAAATAGACAGTTGAGCTCCCAGGAGGAAACTGCCTGAGGAACCTACAGTGACCCTCCCcttgctctccttccttcctctgcagaCTTGTACTCGGGTTGGTTGGCAGCAGCCCTCGACACCAACCTACAGGTCCAGTTCTGGCCAAATTCTCAAGGCACCCTGTGTTCCAACTGCTCTGGGACCCATGAGATTCTTGATGTGGCTCAGACAGGCTTTCCTGGCCCGTCTGCACCAACTTTCAGAGCTACGGAAGACCACTCCAAATGGTGTGTGGCCCCTCAGGGGCCCTGGGCCTGTGTGGGTGACATGAATCGGAACCTGGGAGAGATGCACCGAGGTGGGGGCACACTGTGTACCCAGCTGCCTTCCTTTTGGAAGGCTTTCCAGTCCCTGGTGAAGGCCTGTGAGCCCTGTGTCGAGGACAGCTGACCAAAAGCCCAGCAGAGCAAGAACTAAGGACTGGCTGGGTgaggtggtgctcacctttaatcccagtactccggaggcagaggcaggaggatctctgagtttgaggccagcctggtctacaaaatgagttccaggacagccaggactacacagagaaaccctgtctcagaaaaagggaCTAGCTTGGACTTGAATTTGTTTTGGGGGTTGGTTTGTTGGAGGGTTGAACCCCAGGGCCTGCCACACACTACACAAGCTGCTGAACTACACCCTCTGCCCTGGCTATGAATCTGAATACCAGTTCAGCCCCTTCCTAACTGGAGATCTTAATAGTGCCTTAACCTCTCTGGCTTTCAAATGATTTGCAACATGGTGTCACAACACTTGTCTCTAGAGGCTGTCAATAAAAGAAACCCAGTAGTTACCCTTTTCTTCAGACACTAAGACACAGAACATTGGTGGGACACCTCTTCCTAAGAGGTCTGCCCCAAGCTGTTCTCATTTGAGGAACTGGCAATGGATGGGACTTAGGAAGGCTTGACTTCCCATTTGGACCAAGCACAGAAGCCGTCATCATCCCCTGTCCGGGGAGGAAATGTGAGCCCCAGAAATCTCAGGCGGCACgggcactttatttatttatatgtgtacatatgtatacaggCATCTGTACATCCTGTACATCATACAGGACCAAAGGCCTGCTCCGCTATGGACCTAGAGGTGCGGGGCTGGGTGCTCCACTTTTGGTTAGGCCTGCGGAAGTCACAGCTTCAGCAGGACACCGGGAGTTCAATGCTGCTTCAGGTTTGGTGCCTGGGACCACAAGGGAAGCAGGTGGGGCCGGAGGGACTGCACTGCGGGACACATTCTTGGTTGGGCCTAGGGTTGGAGTCTGGGGGTCAGGAGAGAGCTTGGGGGAAGCTGACTTGGAGCGAGGTCCGCTTAGTGTGGTCCGCTCTTCCACCTCCTCGAGCACCCAGCGCTCTCGGCCCCTTGGCGCATCAGACACTAGAGGCACCTGGGTGACAGGCTCCTTCAATGCCCTGGAGTCTGTGCCCAGAGGCTGGGGTGTCTGGGTCTTGACCCCTGGCCGGGCAGGCTCTACAACAATGGGCACCAGGGGTGTACCTGCCTCACCAGAGCTACAGCGCCGGCCTGTCTCATGTTCCTGCACTGGGCTTAGAGCCGCCTTGGCCAAAGCCCTGGCCACCCCACCTGGGCCATCTTCAGTCTGCACGCTTTGGTGCCTCGTGCAGCCCAAGTCACGCTCCAGGGTCCGGCTCCCGGGAGTTGTCGCGCGAGGTGGGGTACAAGCCTCTGCACCTCCCGGGGACTCCTCCTTGCTTGACACCATTGGCCTCGGGGCACCCTCGGGTAGCAACGGGTCGGAGCCCAAGCTCAGGGGCGATTCCTGGCGGCCCAGGCGTCGCACGGGGACCTGCCGGGTCGTCCCAGGACCCTCGATGGGAGGCGTCTCGCCATCGGACTCGGCGAGGCTATGTAGCGCCAGTTCACCGTGGAAGTCCTTGCGGAAATCCGGGTGGCCCACTTCGAGGCTGTGTTTGCGCAGTGCGCCCTTCTTGTCTGAGCCCAGCGAAGCCCCCAGCTTCTCCGCTGACTGCACGCGCTTGAGTAGCGGCGAGCGCGGTGGCTCTGCGCTCTTGGGGCGCGGGCGCACAACAGGAGGCGACGAGTGCAATTTGGCTGGGAAGCTCTGTGTGGTGTGCGAGCTGCCCACAGTGTGGCCTGGCAGCGGCGGTGGCGACGCCTGCGTCGGGGATGGCGTGTGCGCCAGTGGTGACAGCGGGATGTTGCCGGCCGATTTGCAGCGCGCAGAGCGGTACTGGCGGTGTAGCTTCGGTGACAGCCCGTGCAGAGTGCTGGGCCGGATGTGGTGCGACGCCGATGACGCCGGGGAGTTGGGCGTGCTGGAAGCTGGGGAGCTACTCTGTGACGAAGCGCCTGCAGGCCAGAGAAGGTGCAAGCATTCTGAGCACCACCGTGCCCTAGTCCCCTACCCCGCGCAGGCGCAGAACCTACCTAGGTAGGCGGAGTCAGGCGTGGAGCGATAGCTGTGCGTGGGCGAGCGTGCCGGTAGTCCGTGCGTGGGCGAACCGGGAAGACTGTCGCTGGACGACAAGGACCGGTTCAGAGAGGACAGCGATCTGCTAGTGTGCAGCAGGTTTGACTGTTTCGTGATCTTCCGGAAGAGGGAGCTACGCTTCTTGCTGGGGGATAAATACCGAAGGGTCACCCCTCCTTGACTCCGGAACTGCGAGTCTTCCTGTTTCTGGACTGCACGACAGCCCAGTAACCATGCACCCGTTCCAGCACTCCCTTTTTCCTACAACCCATCTATCAAAACAGAAGTCTTGGCTCAATCCTGGTTGGTTGTGCCCACTATTTTCTGGCCACGTGAAAGCCAAGCCAGAAATCCCGTCCAAACAAACTGGaccccttcctgccctcccacAATCTAGTCACGCCCCTTTGCACTCAACCCACTTACTGGATTAATTTGCTTCCTTCACTCAAACACGCACTCTGACCAAACCCAGGGATCAAAACTGCCCCCACGCCCACCCCGACAgggtcactatgtagctctggctgccctgaaactcactatgtagacgcggctggcttccaactcacagagctctgcttgcctctgcagagctggggttaaaggcatgtgccactacagcGAGCTGTCAAAACTGTtctctttggagctggagagatggctcagcagttaagaacagtgGCTGGTCTTTCAGAGGTCcagggttggattcccagcacccacatggcatctaacaaccacctgtaactctagttccagaggaacCTGGCGTCCTcatctggcctccttaggcaccaggTACACCCATGGTACACATAAGTAGAAGCCATCAAAACCCTAATACaagtttaaaaaattcaaaacaaaacaaaactgttctcttggggctggagcgatggaTCAGTGGTTACGAGGATATATTGCCCTCTTTGCAGAGGACATGAACACCTCTGCTGGGCTCATaattcctgtaactccagctcagggagATCTACCCAGTGCCCTCTGCTGGGCTCCACAGGCAGCTGCACTCATATTCACAGACAAACCTACACATaatcaaaatcttttaaaattttaaataaataaataaataaataaacttttctcTTTGGTCTGGGGAAGTGGCTCCATGGTATGAAGACCTCTGTGGTATGCGTGAGGCGCACACAGCAACACTCTTCCAATGTAAGAAGAAACTAGTCATGCCCCATAATATAACCACATTTCCAAATACCCACACTATGTTAGTCCTATATGAGTATATGGCCTAGTGACCTCATAGGTGAGTTGTGTAAATTCACTCTGATATTCACTGAAGGTAATCCTATAAGTaaggatgcattttttttttttgagctgaggatcgaacccagggccttgcgcttgctaggcgagcactctaccactgagctaaatccccaacccatttttaGTAACATTCTTCCATCACTAAATAATGTCtgattgtgtttcttttttttccttactatATGGGCCCACACTGACCTTTAACATCCAGAgatcctcttccctcagcctcccaagagctggaattacaggggtgCCCCCACCAGATGGTCTGCTTATTTGTATTCCAGATGGCTCAGcctttccccctgagacagggtttgtctgtgtaacagctctagctgtactggagctagtttttgttttttttgagctgaggaccgaacccagggccttgtgcttgctaggcaatcactctaccactgagctaaatccccaacccatatttttgttttttaagacaacatctctctacataaccctgcctgtcctggaactcactatatagaccaggctggccttgaacttagagatctgcctgtctctgccaccacaCTGTCTTTGAATCTTGGGGATTGgggactgctggaattaaaggcatgcatcccCTTGCCCAGCCAGTAGCAATCTTTTATCCCAGCTCCTCCCAAGTCCTGTTGAAACAGGTCTAACCTGCTCAAGGGCTAACCCACatgctttattttaaatagtCTCCTTCCCTGGATCCCCCACTTTATcagcctgggtttggtcctcggtCTTGCCCCCCCCCTTCTGTCCTGCTTCAATCCCACCCGTTGTTAGGAGGCCCGCACACCTCTCTTGGCCGTCTTTAGCGGAAGGCCTCTTGTTTCTACGAGCCATTTTGGCCTTGTAGCTGCTGCGCCTGGCTGGCCCAATGCGGATGGAGGTGTTTTCGAAGGGTGTGGTGGTCACAGCTACTTTGTTGCCActctgggagaagagagggaaaccCATTTAGAGGCTGCTGGGTCCTGTTCCACCCATCGAGGCCCCTCCCTTACCTTCAGGATCAGCTCCACCACCTCAGGATGCACCATACCGTGCACCGGCTCCCCATTCACGTGGGTGATGAGGTCCCCAGCACAGAGCCCTGCCTCTTGGGCTGGACCGCCTTCCTCCACGTGCTGGAAGTGGGAAAACCCACAGGGGTATGATTGGggatcaaaaagaaagaaagctccaCATTTTCTGCATTGGCTCTTTATGAAATAGTCATTATTCCCCTTTGCTTAGAGGAAGAAACTGGGGCTAGAGAACCGAGTGAAAGAGAGAAGTCTCACCTAGACTGCACTGCCTTTTGCCCCAAGAGTCCTTTCCCCCATTCCCCAGCCCACGAAACTCACCCAAACAATATGGTGGACACTGTAGACATCTGAGTCGCCCATGTAGACACGGATGGCACGCAGTGTGAACCCATATTTCTTGCCTGAGCGTTGAATGGTGATTGGGGAACGGAGTCCACTGACGGCTGGTGAGTAGTCCCGGCTAGGCGAGGAATCCCGTGAGGACGGGTTGGAGGAGAGCGATCGAGGAGACATGGGACTAGCAAGgggtgagcctccatgtgggtccaCTGCAGACACAAAACTATGGTCAGAAATGAGGACACACCTCACGCTGCTATCCCAGGAGCTGTGATCCTTCCAAGTCCAAGCTCCACAGTCAGTTCTCCATTCCTCCATCCCGACAGCAACGGCCACAGACAGGCAAAGCGCACCTGCCCCACCACACTACAGGAGCCCCTCCCCAGGTGGGCGGGGCCAGCGTCACCTGCGGGAATCATGACCGACAAGGCCGTAGCCGACGCTGACTTGATGACCTTGCCCCCAGTTCTAGAAGGTCGCTTCTCCACAGCAAGATCCCCAGAAAGCTGCTGGTGCCTTGCCCTTCGCAAAACCAGGTCATTGGTGGCCCTAGGGCCTGATGGGTCTCCATCCTTGGAGGGTGGGCCCAGGTCACCTGAGTGTGAGCGCTCCGCTGCAACAGAGGGTAAGAGGGGTCAGGTCAGGGACTTTTCACACACTATTCCTATTCCTTAAACGtcacagaacaggccacagaTCCTGTGGTACAGCCTCTGGCCCAGGATAGCACCATCACCCTTCTGTTTGGCTGAATGCCAGCCTGAAGTAGTgagtgcttttatttatttatttgtttgtttgttttgagacagagtctcagtatgtagccctgcctgttctggaactcactatgtagaccaggctggcctcgaactcacaaaaatctgcttGTCtgtgcctcccgtgtgctgggattaaaggtgtgtgctaccaccacccagctccaaactACCACTTCTGCTACAAGTTTTATTGTGTGGCCTAAATTCTGGGTCTCAAGCCATAGCCCCAGGCCCCACACTGAGCCTCACCGACCTTGATA
Coding sequences:
- the Dnase2 gene encoding deoxyribonuclease-2-alpha: MAAPSSLLLAALLWVPAEALSCYGDSGRPVDWFVVYKLPAHSGSGDSSWGGLKYKYMDQSSEGWRDGVGYINSSEGAVGRSLLPLYRDNSSQLAFLLYNDQPPKSSSAWDSSSRGHTKGVLLLDKEGGFWMIHSVPRFPPPASSGAYSWPANARTYGQTLLCVSFPFTQFLKIGKQLTYTYPLVYDHKLEGIFAQKLPDLQEVIKGHHVLQEPWNNSVVLTSQAGASFWSFAKAGKFGDDLYSGWLAAALDTNLQVQFWPNSQGTLCSNCSGTHEILDVAQTGFPGPSAPTFRATEDHSKWCVAPQGPWACVGDMNRNLGEMHRGGGTLCTQLPSFWKAFQSLVKACEPCVEDS